A single Entelurus aequoreus isolate RoL-2023_Sb linkage group LG11, RoL_Eaeq_v1.1, whole genome shotgun sequence DNA region contains:
- the LOC133660734 gene encoding hepcidin-like, with protein MKTFNLAVAVITLLALILIQEGYAFSLHDDVDQNKDLTDAMKEFHEMPAEQLEMADQSSNNRPKRHSDPKGCRFCCNCCGRRGFCGLCCEWRF; from the exons ATGAAGACATTTAACCTTGCAGTGGCTGTCATCACTCTGCTCGCCTTGATCCTTATTCAGGAGGGTTACGCCTTCTCACTTCATGACGATGTG GACCAGAACAAGGATCTGACTGATGCAATGAAAGAATTTCATGAGATGCCAGCAGAGCAATTGGAG ATGGCGGACCAAAGCAGCAACAACAGACCGAAACGCCATAGCGACCCAAAAGGGTGCCGCTTTTGCTGTAACTGCTGTGGAAGGAGGGGGTTCTGTGGGCTCTGCTGCGAATGGAGATTTTAG
- the LOC133660735 gene encoding hepcidin-like: protein MKTFSFAVAVIIALSFILIQESYASSFAEEEDVAAARSGADVDHFEMPADKPKMDNYITPKLKRNARACKWCCNCCSKEPGWCGVCCDF, encoded by the exons ATGAAGACTTTCAGCTTTGCCGTTGCAGTCATCATTGCtctttcatttattttaattcagGAGAGCTATGCCTCGTCTTTTGCTGAA GAGGAAGATGTAGCAGCAGCGAGAAGCGGTGCTGATGTTGACCATTTTGAGATGCCAGCAGACAAACCAAAG ATGGACAATTACATTACACCGAAACTCAAGCGCAATGCTAGAGCTTGCAAATGGTGCTGTAACTGCTGTAGTAAAGAGCCGGGATGGTGTGGTGTCTGCTGCGACTTTTGA